The genome window ATTATTGTTAGCATTGTGCTTGTTATGTTTGCAAAGGTTGTATGTAACGTTTCCatgacaaaaacaaataaaactaaGTTTGATTTTATTGAGCTTAATACAGAACAATCATGAAGATGTGAAGTGTTCCATGAAAAACGGAATATTTGGGTAGGCAGACGTAGACAGCTAACTTGCCAAACGAGAGTCAGTGTCTTTCATTAATGGTAGCTACATCTGTTAAGTGCTGTAACACTGCCATATTGGCTAACACTTTACTATTCCTAAATGTTGTGAGTCAGATGCTGAGTAAACACAGCCACATGGACTACTAGAACTAGTTATGATTTCACAGGACCTGATCCCCTGATACACCTCTTTCAAGATAAAGAGCCAAGCCTTGGTGTTTGTGTAAATATGACTACAATCGATATTGTTTCCCATGTTCTGCTGATAACATTACTTCACTGATTCGGCTCCAAAAGCATTAATGATGGTTTTGTTACATTAGCCTGCACTTGCAAACAAATAGCCATGTGAAGGCAACAATGTTACCTATGCTCTTCTTGCTATGTGTCGAAATGTCTGCCACAGCAGAGTCTCTTCCATGGTGATCCATTATGTCATGTAGTAGCTAATATCAGATTGTGTTTTCAGATACAATGGCCCATATAATCTTTGCCGAGCGTGAAATGGCAAGTCTTCATCCGCCTACACTGAAGATGCGCCAGCGGATTCAGTCTGCTCCAGGTATGAGTGCCAACCTTGTGATTTTGAAGATCCGTATAGAAACATGGTTTAATATTTTtgccttcccccccccccccccccccccaactagAACAACTTGGATGTTTAATGACTGCCAACAGTTTAATCACGCCAAGTCGTCGCAAAGCTTTTGGTGCTGTGAACCAAAAAATGTCAACCCCTGCTAGAAACACACAAGAGAAGAAAACCCTAAAACCACAGGTTGGAATAAACGACAGAAGTTACAATTTCAGAAAGTACTCGGTGCTATCTTGTGTTTAATGCCTCAAACAACACGTGTGTTGACACAATCTTTTGTTCCCTACAGGAAACCAAAGTCAAGCATGCTTCAGAACAGAAGACCAAAGTGGAGGACTATGCAGAAATTGAAAAGTGCATCCCTTATGACCCGCTAGGTAATTAACACTTTCATCACTGACAGTTTTGTTAGAGTTCATTCATTTTTGGTATGAAAGTCAGAGTTTATAGATCATCCTCACAATCAGAACGGACTTTCTGTGTAAATCACTGCATCCTCTAATTAGCTTTGATTCCTTGAGTCCAATAATTCCCCTCAGGACTCGGCTCTTTGAGGCCCATCTGTACATAAGAAAAATGCACATTTCAATGGGTCAACATGTATAATGTTCATTTCCCCCATGCGGTTGCTGTGTTACagttttgaaacgtgtatttcaAAAAAGTTGTGTTCTTTTTCCTCCAGAGTTTGAGAGGTACAGCATACCTGAGGACTTGATTCCTCTCGGTAGCTTTGCTCTGCCTGGTTTGGCCCGTTTCCCACAGGCTCCAGACCTGTTTGAGGAGGACTTTATTGAGATTGCCCCACTTCCAAACCTGTCACCTGTAAAAATGCCAAATCGTTCAGGTATTGACTTCACACCTATATTTATGGATCCAAAAACATGAGCATTGGTCGATGTTAAATTCTCTGAAGCACATGGTGGATACAATGTTATCACAGTATATGTAATTTCATGCCATAACTGAAATCTGTTTATTAATGAAAGTGCACATTGTTTTGGCTAAAGCATCacattttaataatttactAGTGTATGCGTTCCAAAAAGTAGGCTTCGGGCAACATTATCTCACATGAATGGGAAAGCTTGTAATGGCAGCATTGAATAAGCTATTGTCTAGCAGGTGTAGCCATTAAGTATGGTGCACAGATTTAAAACTACAGGTATCATTAACCTGCTGTATGATTAACTTTGCTGTATTTTCCCCTCTCCAGattatttcccctcttcagacGATTGCTCAGCACTGGACGCTTTTCTACAAACGCTTGATGAGCTGACAGTTGAACTTCCTTCAGAATCTTTTACTGACTAAATGTTGATGTGTGTTATGActactttttttaatttttttaaataaagtttatCTGTCCCTTTTACCTCTTCTAGTTGCTCTACAGTGTTTCTTTATAATGGGTGACTGGCTGGTTAAGTGTCAAGGGAGTAACAatgtttttacttcctgcttttgAAGTCCATCAGTGTCACTGGTCACATGTGGCAATTTCCCTATTGGTGTAGCTTGAGATTAGAATGAACTTTGTCTCAGTTCCTCTTGTAAAGGAAAAGAGGATATCAACTTGGCTCTAGAGCTTGAGAAATCGTTAAACTATAAATCCATATTTTGTGTCTTTACCCACAACACTGGAAGGGGAATACTAAGGTGTAGGCTAATGGTCGATACAATTGGACGGACTTTGGACACAGGTGTGTAGAATTGCCGTGGGGGGAGCCGGATACACAGAGTAAAACTGAAAATTGGTATATCGTACTAAAGGAATGCATTCTTGTTGTGTAATATACTTTCAAATGAGGAACTTGACATAATGTTAAGACTATTATAATACATGAGTTTATAGGCCTACATATTAATAAACCGTTTCCTCCCATGACAGGAATGAGTGGAGTTGAGGGAAACTGTCCCCAGCTGATAAATTGACACTATCTTGGGGAAGTAGCGTTGAGCTCACTCGGGCAGCATGAATGAGGGCAGATCGGGTGAAGCTGGCCGTGGACCAGCGGTCAGTAACACCGACACCCACGGCAGCCGGAGGACCAGACAGGGCAGCGTTGTGGAGCGACTCTCTCGGTATGGCATGCAGGTCATGCCCAGCGCTTTCCAGCGTAGGTCGAGGCAGCTGGAGGTCACTAACAGCTGCGAGCCGGGGGCACACCAGAGGGAGGATCCGGAGAGAAGCTCTCTCACACCCGCTATGCGTAAGAAATACCTGAAAGAGTTGCTTTTGAGCAACCCGTCACACAGCGGGCTGAGCAGCGTGCTTTCACAGACCTACAGTGTGTGTTCCGAGCAGGACGccgcagactgggctctgtaTGCGATGGAGCACGCCTGGATGTTGTCTGCAGTGGAGGGGAACTATGAAACCCTCCTGGAGTTCATCTCCGAAGACCCCTGTCTGTTGACCAGGAGAGATTTCATCAGCGGGTACTCGGTGCTGCATTGGCTGGCCAAGAGAGGACAGGACGAGACTCTGCTCAAACTTTTGCGGTTCGCACAAGATGCGGGGATCCCGGTGAACGTGAATGTGCAGGGCAGCGGCGGGCTGACCCCGCTGCATGTGGCCAGCCAGCACAGACACTTCATGGTCATCAAGCTGCTGGTCGGAGCCTTCAGTGCCAACGTAGATGCCATGGACTACAATGGGAAGAGAGCCTGGCAGTATCTGCCGGGAGACGCCCCGTCTGAGATGAAGGAGCTGCTGGGGACCTGGGATGACGAGCACAGCTGCGGAGGATGTGCACAAAATGTCTACAAAAACGTCAACAACAGCGCTGGCGCAATGAACTTGACCGCATATGATGAGGTCGATCATGGAGAGACAGATATGCACTCCTTCGACCGGACTAAGAGGGGGGGCAGCTGGGGGTTTGGCTCTTTAAGGAAGCTGCTCCCATCCTTTTCATTTCTTGGAAACAAAAGCTGAGTGTTTGACAGGCCTTCAAATATGTGAATTATTTTACATTATCTTCAGTTTCCAGTCTAATGAAGCAAACATTCTGCCTATATCTGTAAAAGTCTTGGAGTAGGCTACTTGAGCATTCATCAAAAATGCTCATTATAGGGCAGTGTTGCTCTTTAAATCAACACGTTTTAATATTTAGTTTTACAGATTTCCTTATGTTGAATGTTTGTGATCCAAAAGGGATAACAGTTTTCTAATGTTTGGCTTCGTCAATGACTTTAAATACGTTCACCTCATGCCTTCAAATGTAACTGCTCCTTACTCATTTGTACACCATGTCACTGACGAGGGGGTCAAATAGATATGGCTTGTCTTTAAGTGATCACTGCACTATTTTTGACAATACTTAGTATAGTAATGCGTCTATTCACTCAAAAGCATCCATTTGATGTACTGCACTTCAATAAATGATTGTGGCAACTCATTGAACCCAAATAATAAAGCCTCCTGTACAGTCTTCTAAACCTGTCTTGCTGCTGACCCAGCACTGCTTGTGTCAACAACTAGATGTTCCTGTTCGCTGATGTGGCACATTTTTTTCCAGTGTTACCACTTGGGTAAACATATCGTAGGTCTTGCTACTAGATTACACTTCTTAAATAGCATTGCTGTCTCTGGCACAAGCAACAAGTTCAGATTCTAACAACTGCAAATAGCTACAATCTcccataaaaacaaaacaagattCAGAAGTATTTGCTGCTGTGGTCAAGAGTGAAACCCCTTCCTTTCACAGAGCCCCTCTTCTGCAGAATGTGTCAGCATTAACACTCCCCATGTGAGGTTCTCATAACACTCTGTAATTGGATTAGAACAATATGACCCAAAGCCTTATATCAAGTTTGATCACAGATGTTTTATTGTCAAACATGAGCATAACCAGAGTATATGTAAAAAACGTCGGCTGCTCCAGATAACATGGCTCCCCCTGATGTTGGGATAGAGGGAGGCTGGGATCCACGGTCCCCCATGTCTACAAGCCAAGCTTGGTCCTCCTCCAGTGTCTCCTCTTGGAATTGTACCTGAAATTCAACATCAAACGCAGGAGGTTAGCAGTGTAAGTACTTAATACCATAATGTATAATACCAATATCCATTTATTAGTGGATTAAAGGATGCAACCAGTGATTATTTTCATTTGAAATGTATCTGCCAATATTTACAGGTCATCTGTGCAGTGTAACATTTTCAGAATTGTAATGTAGCCTAAAATCACCTAACAGTATACCAGGATTCACATTTCATATTAGAAACACAATCCAATGACTTCAGTTGAAGCTATGCAAAATATGTTGATGCTGCTCCGATTTCAAAAGGCTACCACCCTGACAACTGGGTGATAGTTATAAATTAACTTCTGAGGTCAAATTTACATGAATCATTTATTTTCACTTGGTCCTAATTATTGTAGCCATGTGTACTTGTTCCATACAAGACATTTTGGAAATCTACCAGGAGAACATGTGGACAGATCAGCCATTTGGGACTAAGTGAATGTTCAGCTACAGAGCTTCCGCATCACCACCATGGTGAGCTGGAATCAGGGCTCTGCAGCAGAGATACTCTCAGCAGGATTAATGACAACACTCTAATGAAATAGAGTGCTGCAATTGCAGACCTGCTTTACATGACATGAAGTTCCTGCTTCTAACCTGCATTAGCCAGCCAGTTATGCATCTCTCTGCACTTAGGGATGAGAAATCTCAACACGAGAGTGATTTTAAGACcatttataataaaataaatacagaacacACAACAACCTCTCATACAGGACATAATCTGCTACACCTTTGTAGGATATTTTTTCCATTTCACTCTTCCTTTGAATGCTCAGTAAACTTTACTGTTGAAGTTATGAGGTCATTGAAGCTTAAACCGAAATGTACTCACTTGAAGATATTGCATTAGTATATTTGGACGACATTTACGTGACTTCAATTTCTGTCATCTTACTAATTAGTTGTAACGTATTGGATGGGTTTAATTCATCCAACTGTAGAATACATAAGGTGTACCAATTAACCTcacaagaaaataaataaagtaaggTAATGCTACATGAGGAAATGTCTAGCACTTATGTAGTGGTAGTATCATTACTTATAAATattgagtgtaaggcctatgTATACATTATTCAGTGTACAATTATGCTGACATAAAGCAGTTTAGCGGCCTTGAAAGTAGTGCAGCAATTGATGaatagaaaaacaaaaaaagtacaGAAAGTACAAAAAAAGTAGCCAAATATTCAATGCAAAACAGATAAGGCCGTTTCAGCCACATGGATGCTTTTAGAAATAATGTGACTATTGTTTGGTTTTGACTGACAACCACTTAATGGCTCCATCTTTGAGGAAGTTTCCTCAACCCAGAATGAAGTATGGTAGCAATTATCAAACGTTTGATATTTGTTGAGCATGGTATGTTAAAACCTACATCAATGCAAGATAGATGCACCCAATACACTCGCTAAGTGTAAAGAAGTTAATTGATGTGACCTCACAGACTACAAATCCACTTCCATACGGCGTGTCCACATGTACAGTATGTACTCTGTACGCTTTTCCACCCTCACAAAACATGATGCACAGTATACAAAAACACACGATAATCTCACCTGATCTTGTTTCCAGTCTTCATTCTGATCCACTGAGGAATGGGCCTGTTCTGTTTCTGCTTCTTGGCGAGGAAGCGCTTGATCCTAAACGTCTTGTGGGACGACTGGAAAAATAACAAAGGTCGCCATTAACACCACGTCAACACATTTTTACAAACCAATGCTGCAGGTCTAAAACTTTAAATAAATCTTAAAATACTATAAGAAAGCATCTAGCATGTCTAAAGGAAGTTAAAGCTAACATGCGTAGCTCAACAGAGTGGGTACCGGCTAGCATTATTTAGCAGCCCTTTTAAGTCATCATATACAATCTTTTTAGAGAACATACAGCTGGGTGAGGTACCCCTGACACATCTATTAATCACACAATATATTGGTGCAGGTTTACAAGGGCTGGAGACAAGGATGTTTAAAGATTTTGCATTTACCATTTTGCCCACAATCCTTTCCCGAACTATGGCGGTGGTCGAAGAGAAAGACGGATGTAGCGTCGGGGCTTTTATCCAATCAGCGCACGCCGAACGGGCCGAAGGTTCTACAGACAGCGACACCAGGTGGAGGGGATGTTTACCTGCATCTCAGGCCCTTCAGGCATGATGCGTCTTTACAGCATGGACTCTGGCTTGTGTTGGAGATGTTATACGACCTGTTGCACTCATCTACAGAGTTTATGTTACAAGCTGATGGATAGGCAAGATATTCACATGAAAATATAATTTTTGCGTCAAGGTAACCTGATGTGCTGAAAAGTGTCACCTCTTGTTCAGAGTTTATGAACAATTTATAAATGGTGAAAATAAAATATTGCTATTTACTATGTGCCAGGTATTGCAATTTTGTTTAGCTGTGTATAATATGGCATAATATTCTCTAACATGTAGATTATATTCTATAAATCAAAATGTATCTGTTTATTTTATTGTCCTTGTTTCCTCTTTTCACCCTAATTTATGTCTGTAATATTTGAATTTGTGATGCATTTCACACCCTGTGTGTATGTTTTTCCTTTTATAAAACAGTTATATATCATTATATGCTGAGGTATATGTTCTATCCTTTGTTAAAGTACTTTATCTGATACTTAGTTATTCTTCCATTACTATAGGATGTTACTCGTCTATTTACTCATTACTTTACAAATAATTCATATGAATAGCTAAAAGAAATATATACTATAGATAGGACTACATAACACTATTTTAAGTAGTTTGTGGCTGCTATTAGGAAATCTTAttgcacatttgtttgtgtaccACTGAAATAGATCCCCAGCTAAAGCAGGATCTGCATGTAAGGTCTTTTTGtgttcatttttcaaatatagttCTTAAACCATGGATATTTcaaataatgaaataaaatcATTTCGTATTCCACCATAGGAATATTTGAACAGGTGTCAAAACTAAACGTCTACAGTGTTATGAATTAGCTCAAAGTCCCACACTTTAATACAATAAACCAAAGCATGTAAATGTAAGCAAATATCTTTTTAATCCAGTCAAAAAATGTTTCTGTATGTTTACATCATCCTCATGCTGTATTCAGTTTGGTGCATCACACATGAATGTTTAAGGGGAATTTCAGATTagaaaaaggggcgaaggccacaggtTGATCCCTCTGATTGAAGTGTGCATGCAGGCGTAGCTGTCACATGGCAGTCTAGTCAGAAATGGCTATTTCTCCTCAGACACTGTATGAACATGATCCCAAAcctgtaaatacagactatgtACTTCAGCATATGTGGATGCCTATAACAGAATATGAGAGTTACAGACTTTAATTGAAGTTTCCCAGGCAGAGGAAGATTAACATGTGAACACTTGAAACTGAAAATGTCAGTGCTAAAACAGAATCTCATTCAAGACTGAGTAGAACAATATTGATAGCATTGATGACATTTTGAGTAACTGGTAAATTAACAACTGTGATATGGATGAATATGTTTAAATAGACACCGTTTGCAACACTTGACATGAGATAAACAATACCGACATAAGGTCACTTTAAGTTCACGTGGTCCAAGAAAGCTTTGGCTCCACCCAATGTGCCCAACAGCCAAACTCTTTCCAAAGGTTACCGTTACCTTACATAACAAATACAACTAAAGAGGGACACATTCAGGCACTGCTAGGCTCTGCAACCATTCCTCTGCCCCTGAGACTGGGAGAGCCGGGTGCTCGAGCTGCAGAGCCGTCGCCCTGAGGCGCCACCTTGCTGCTCCGAGCCTCACAGGCATGTCTCCCCTCTCCTCACCAAACTTAAAATGCCATAAGTAGAAATCTGCTCAATCGTCTCCTTTGTCAGCCACTTTCTCCGTCTCGGTGTCTGGCTTCCTGTCGGCAGAGCTGGATTCGGCTCCTCCTCGAGTGCGGGTTCTGGACCCGGGCTGGTACAGCTGAATAGTAGGCCGGTCCTGATGTAAGAAAACAACTTTCTTAGAAATACATTACAGTACGttgagctgacacttttatctaaGGCGCGTTAAGATAAGTGCAATTAAACGTGACGATATAAGGCAAACCTTTTTGAGTATTGCATACTGACATTTCAttccattttatttttgattggcTAACACTGAAAATGATTGTAAATATAACTTGATTTGAAAGGTAACTGGCTCTAAATATAACAGTATTGTTATCATAAACAAAAAATGTATAGTAATACGGTTATGCTATTCAGAGAAGAAGTATTTAATTGGCAGTATGCGGTGAATACAAGTATGTAGTATGCAGTATGTTAGAATGTGATTTCCAAACACAGTCATTACCTTGTTTCGTAGCCGATCTCTTTTCAGGCTCTCCTCCTTCTTGTGGTCTTTGGCAGGCCGCTCTGACCTCTCAGAGCGACTGGACTCTCCAGTGTGATCTCCCTTCTTCTTCTCAAAGGCCCGCTCTTTATCCTTTTTAGCCTCATCCTGCCTTTTCTCCTTCCTGAAAGTGTTCTCGCGCTCTCTCCTTCTCCGGCGGTCTTCGTCCTGTCGCCTGAGGCGCTCCTTCTCCCTCTGGCGGCGCTCCTTTTCCCGCTCTCCATCGCGCTCTCTGTCTCGGTCTGGGTCGCGCTCCCTGAACTCCTTCCTCCCATCTTCCTCACCTCTGTGTGTGAAGCACAAATCCTGAGTATTCTGTTCAAGGTGAGATATGCATTTTCAAAAACCATATAACTGCAGCTACTAACTTCCTTCCTCGATCCTCCTTATTATCGATGTGCTGACGCCTCTTATGATCGACACCCCCCATGGGTCTGTCCTCTTTATTGGGCCTCTCTGGTTTCTTGGTTTTTTCCTTGGGCTTCTCAGAATCAGCATCTTCAGCTCTGTCTGGCTTCTTCAGGAGCtaaacatttgaaaacaaatgggaGACATCATGAAACATTGGAGATTTAACCTTTTTAAACTGCTTTAGTTGACGGCAGCACACACCTTAATCTTTGGTTCTTCTTTTACTTGGTCCTTGTCTTTCTCCAGCGGTTTGTCGAGTCTCTTCATCTTATCGGTGTCTTTGCGCTTccttctctcctcctccctccactTGCGACGCTCCTCATCACGCACACGCTTGCGTTCAAGCTCCCTCCTTCTTCTCTCTTCTTTCTTTTCCTCCCTGATTCTCTGAAAAGTGTTCAAACACAACATGAAGCCAGCCCTGATCATGCAATTTAACGTTATTAATTGTATCCCACCTATAAATGTACCTGTTTATTCTTCAGGAAGTCCAACAGAGGAGTTGTTTTTTTAGCTTAAATTGAGAAAAACACATGTTTGAAATCCTTCCTCCAAGAGTGTGTTTGTTCTACAgatacaaaataatgttttggatGCACTTTTTAATTTGCGGGACTGTTCACATACCAACAAGTTCCTTTGATTTGGCCTCAATCTCTTCCAGCAGGGTCTCAGGCGTTGATGCCATCTTGTCGTCATCGCCGTTGTAAATTTCAAGAAACTTATTGTAATCAGGATCTGAAAGAAAACAACATATTTGTATATTAATGTAAATATCAAGTATTTAAAAATGATACAGTCGTTCTAGCTTTTTTAGAGGACAAATCAATTCTCGCCATATCTCTCTTAATAACATATTCTTATAGAATAGTTTTTTACCTTCATCAATTGTTCCACATTTTGCATCCTTTTTCTTACTTCTTTTCTTGGCAGTCTTTTGAAAAGGGGCAAATTCCACGACGGCAGTATACTCCTGTCCTGtttaaaaacaaatgtggaCTAACCTCAAGCCATGTCGGGGAAATCCTTAatattaaagggaaaaatgtgtGAGCTTCATACCTCTGCTGTCAATGAACACATAACCATCAAATCGATCTCTGAAGAGAACTATATCCTCTTGGTGCTTGAAGTTTATGTAAGCCCTTGCAAAGAGGTGTGGGGAAAGGCTGAAAGGAAAGAGTAATAATGTCGGTTACATGTTTAGAGTCAATAATAGcatgcttttttttaaataactaaacatatttttattaaatgacCTGGTATCGCTGGAGAAAAACTCCAGGTAGTCCATCTCTGGGAGAGGTTGTAActgctcctccagctcctccttGGTCAGACTTGGTGGTAACCGCCTGATCACAATCTTTGAAAGAATTGAAAGTTGAATATATCATCACAGCTGGGAGAACAAAAATAAAGATAAGGTAAGAAAGGAAGGAAAGAAAGACATCCAGATAAGTAAAGAAAATAACACATACAAAAAGTGAAATAAGAATAAAATGTATATTGAAATTAATACTACATTCATGTTTATATTCAGTTTAACCATTTTTGAGATAGGCCAACTGTCTACCATTAATgtatatttctttattttacaTATTTTTAAGGATCTATTTTAGACTTCATATAGTGTTCTAATTTACTtttgtatacatttatttttaaagcacTGTTCGAGGGACATTTTCATTGCCAAAAACTGCTtctttgtaatgttttttttaacttgTGCAATAAAGAAGTAGGAACATAATTAACATAAAATGGGATGACTGATATTGACTTAAAGTTGGGGTTAGTCATATTAATACTTGTGTAACTCACTATAAACATTACAAAGTAGACTATGTTTAGTTTATCAGACAAAACACAGCTAGTAAAAACATGTTGTTATTTAAATAGTTACGATAACTCGTAAAAATAACAATAACTGACGTATAGCAACTGTAGCTAACGGAGCTAGCAAGTTCTACCTTTGTCATGGCCTCTTTCTTTTCCTTGGACCTCTCCGTCTTTTCTCCATCTTCACAATTTAATTCCAGTCTTCTATCCTTCGGTCTAGCGTTTTCCTTATCTTCCTTCATGGTTGAAAATCTACTTCGTCAAGCAGTTGTATTTCATCTCATTCTGCACACTTGTTTACTTTTTAGCAAGTTAGCCGTGTGGTAGGTAGCAACAGAACTAACCGTAACTTCCTCTGGTCGGACCTGCAGGTTGGCGTTGCCACCAGAGGGGGGCGATGAGAGTGAAAACAACACGTGaattttacatttaaatcattTGAATTGTTTCACATTTTTGTGGTGTCAATTTGTTGTCTATGTGAGCTTTAATTGGACCGGAAAGTTATTTCTTTTAAggtattctttttttaatgactTTAGATATCGGGAAAATTCAACTTCCTTTTTataaccttcaaaataaaagctgtgTTGTTTAAGATAATACTTTTCAgctgtgtattttgtatgtgaTAGGATTTTCACACAAACTAAAGGAGTGTACGAAATATTGATTACAATGAGTCTTAAATGTACTTTCTCTAATTCACAATGCATTACATATTTCACAACCGTATCTCTAATATAGGAACCGAAATGAAAATCAGAATGTATATAACGCTTGACGGAAAAATAGTCGAGTAGTAAGTAATAAATGACATTGTTTTTCATCTATAAAGCgctgacacttttattttgaaaagaacccAACCGGAAGTCTTCTCCTTGTTCTGCTAGCGGAACATGAACATAGGTCGTCAGAGGAGAGTCGACATTTTGTTAGCTTCCTAGCTAAATAAACTGTTAGGGCGACTCGACTGTAATCAAAGTTGCTCTCAGTGGGCTGAAAGTATACGGCTTTAATCATGTGGTATGAAATCCTGCCCGGTTTCGCGGTCATGACCATATGTCTGATCATTCCCGGCGTCGCCACCACATATATACACAGGTTCACAAACGGAGGAAAGGTGAGCAGGATGCTAATGTAGCTAATAAGAAACAAGCTAACAGTGCTGTCAGAATGTTTGTTCTTTAAAACATCTTGATTAAATACTTGTGTTCTCCTGCAGGAAAAGAGAATCGCTCGGCATCCCTGGCAGTGGTATCTGATGCAGAGAGACAAGCGGGTTTCGGGAACTGGAAACTACCATGACTCCAAGGTTAGTGTCCATGTGTCGATGATAATAATATAACCTTCTGTGAGAAAAGTAAgctaaatattatattttatagattaaaaatataaatgtcctttttt of Pseudochaenichthys georgianus chromosome 10, fPseGeo1.2, whole genome shotgun sequence contains these proteins:
- the pttg1 gene encoding securin; amino-acid sequence: MAHIIFAEREMASLHPPTLKMRQRIQSAPEQLGCLMTANSLITPSRRKAFGAVNQKMSTPARNTQEKKTLKPQETKVKHASEQKTKVEDYAEIEKCIPYDPLEFERYSIPEDLIPLGSFALPGLARFPQAPDLFEEDFIEIAPLPNLSPVKMPNRSDYFPSSDDCSALDAFLQTLDELTVELPSESFTD
- the rpl39 gene encoding large ribosomal subunit protein eL39, which produces MSSHKTFRIKRFLAKKQKQNRPIPQWIRMKTGNKIRYNSKRRHWRRTKLGL
- the upf3b gene encoding regulator of nonsense transcripts 3B, translating into MKEDKENARPKDRRLELNCEDGEKTERSKEKKEAMTKIVIRRLPPSLTKEELEEQLQPLPEMDYLEFFSSDTSLSPHLFARAYINFKHQEDIVLFRDRFDGYVFIDSRGQEYTAVVEFAPFQKTAKKRSKKKDAKCGTIDEDPDYNKFLEIYNGDDDKMASTPETLLEEIEAKSKELVAKKTTPLLDFLKNKQRIREEKKEERRRRELERKRVRDEERRKWREEERRKRKDTDKMKRLDKPLEKDKDQVKEEPKIKLLKKPDRAEDADSEKPKEKTKKPERPNKEDRPMGGVDHKRRQHIDNKEDRGRKGEEDGRKEFRERDPDRDRERDGEREKERRQREKERLRRQDEDRRRRRERENTFRKEKRQDEAKKDKERAFEKKKGDHTGESSRSERSERPAKDHKKEESLKRDRLRNKDRPTIQLYQPGSRTRTRGGAESSSADRKPDTETEKVADKGDD
- the sowahd gene encoding ankyrin repeat domain-containing protein SOWAHD, which encodes MNEGRSGEAGRGPAVSNTDTHGSRRTRQGSVVERLSRYGMQVMPSAFQRRSRQLEVTNSCEPGAHQREDPERSSLTPAMRKKYLKELLLSNPSHSGLSSVLSQTYSVCSEQDAADWALYAMEHAWMLSAVEGNYETLLEFISEDPCLLTRRDFISGYSVLHWLAKRGQDETLLKLLRFAQDAGIPVNVNVQGSGGLTPLHVASQHRHFMVIKLLVGAFSANVDAMDYNGKRAWQYLPGDAPSEMKELLGTWDDEHSCGGCAQNVYKNVNNSAGAMNLTAYDEVDHGETDMHSFDRTKRGGSWGFGSLRKLLPSFSFLGNKS
- the ndufa1 gene encoding NADH dehydrogenase [ubiquinone] 1 alpha subcomplex subunit 1, with amino-acid sequence MWYEILPGFAVMTICLIIPGVATTYIHRFTNGGKEKRIARHPWQWYLMQRDKRVSGTGNYHDSKGLENIN